The nucleotide sequence GATTCTGGTCGGTATCCTCGATTCGAAGGAGCATTTTGCCGCCCATTTTGCGGGCAAATAAGTAATTATATAAAGCGGTACGTACGCCACCAATATGCAGCGGACCAGTCGGACTGGGCGCAAACCGTACGCGAACAGGATTTGACATAAATTTTAAAGAGCGAAAGAGTGAATGAGTGAAAGAGCGAATCGAACCGTCGAAGCGAAATAAAAGAGTGAGTTATAGCCAAACACTCTTTCGCTCTTTCATTCTTTCACTCTTTATTGAACAGCTATGACTGAAATTTCGACGTTAACGTCTTTGGGTAGGCGCGCGACTTCTACGGTTTCGCGGGCGGGGGGCTCAGCGGTAAAAAATCGACCGTAGACCTCGTTGATGGCCGCGAAGTTGTTCATGTCTTTGACAAAAATGCTGCTTTTAACAATGTTTGAGTAGTCTAACCCGGCAGCTTCCAGGATGGCCCCAATGTTTTCCATCACCTTTTGGGTTTCGGCCTGAATGTCGCCCTGCGGAGCGAGCTCAATAGCTACTTGCCCGGAGACAAAAAGCATCCCGTTAATTTTAACGGCCTGGCTGTATGGCCCAATCGGCGCAGGGGCCTGCTCGGTATAAACAATTTGCTTGCTCATGTTTTATAATAGGGATTGACAACGGGCTTATGACCGGGCATTGCCATTACTGACGTATAGCCACTCATGGCTGGTCTTCAGAAAGCCGTTATTTTTTCGCAAAGTTACCACCAAACCACCGTATGGCTGACAAGCACCTGATCATCTTCGTTAAAAACCCAGTGCCCGGCACGGTCAAAACTCGCATTGCCCGCCGGGTGGGTAATGAGCAGGCTGTGCAAATTTACCGACACTTATTGCAGCATACCCAGCAGATTACGCAGGTGCTGCCGTATCATCGGGTCGTGTATTACGGTGACATTGTAAACGATAACGACGGCTGGAATGGCTATGACAAGCGCCTTCAGGGGGGCGCGGATTTAGGGCAACGGATGCGCAACGCCTTTCAGGAGCAATTCGCGGGTGAAGGCGATGGAACAACCCCAGGCCAGGTTGTTATCATCGGCAGCGATTGCCTGGCCATCACCGCCTATCATATTCACCAGGCGTTCAAGGCTCTTGATACGGCTGATGTCGTGATTGGACCAGCTACCGATGGGGGCTATTACCTGTTGGGCATGCGGCAGTTTTATCCGTTTCTGTTTGAGGATATGCCCTGGAGTCAGCCCGAACTTCGTCGGCTTACCGAACTGGCTATGCTGCAAAATGGCCTTACGTTCGAGCGGCTGGAGGAACTGACCGATATTGACGAGTGGGAAGATTATCAGAAAGCTATACAATGACAACTTGGAAAGACTTTATTGTGAATGCGTCGGCCGGAGCCGAAGCACACTTTGACCGACTAAAAAACAAGCTCTTTGGGCGGCTGGATAAACATAAACCCTATAAAATCGTCTATTATCGGGGATTTGGTAGCCCGACGGCGGTATGGCTAAAGGGGCGCGTACTGCGCGAACGGGATCTGAGTACGCCTTCCGATAATGACACCTTCTGGCAAAATCTGCTGGCGACTTACCAGCGGTTTGATAGTGATGAAGTACCCGGCGTTACGGTACGGGTGGAAGCGTTTGGGTTGGCCTATACCGCCCTGACTGACGAGGAAGGTTATTTCGAAGTGACGATTAATCCGCCGAATGACCTGCCGCCCGGTCGGGCGTGGTTTCCGGTTCGGTATTCGCTCGATGGAGTCGTGCAGCCGACGGGCGAATCCGTCGTTAAAGATGGACACCTGATGATTTCGCCCCCATACAGCCAGTTTGGGACTATCTCCGACATTGACGATACGGTACTGGTGACGGGCGCAACGAATCTCCTCCAGACCGCCCGGTTGACGTTTCTGGGGAATGCTTACACGCGCCTGCC is from Spirosoma taeanense and encodes:
- a CDS encoding App1 family protein encodes the protein MTTWKDFIVNASAGAEAHFDRLKNKLFGRLDKHKPYKIVYYRGFGSPTAVWLKGRVLRERDLSTPSDNDTFWQNLLATYQRFDSDEVPGVTVRVEAFGLAYTALTDEEGYFEVTINPPNDLPPGRAWFPVRYSLDGVVQPTGESVVKDGHLMISPPYSQFGTISDIDDTVLVTGATNLLQTARLTFLGNAYTRLPFGGVAAFYRALQSGPVTTLFNPIYFVSSSPWNLYDLLVDFFRIQGIPKGPILLRDLGFDPALLSSASHHTHKLAMIRKVLDVNPQLPFVLIGDSGQQDPEIYAQVVRENPGRIQAIYIRDVSVEDRRDEAVRELIQATNADNVPMLLVSDTVAAAEHAASLGLIDPDTIPEIRADRRADEEGGVQ
- a CDS encoding TIGR04282 family arsenosugar biosynthesis glycosyltransferase — its product is MADKHLIIFVKNPVPGTVKTRIARRVGNEQAVQIYRHLLQHTQQITQVLPYHRVVYYGDIVNDNDGWNGYDKRLQGGADLGQRMRNAFQEQFAGEGDGTTPGQVVIIGSDCLAITAYHIHQAFKALDTADVVIGPATDGGYYLLGMRQFYPFLFEDMPWSQPELRRLTELAMLQNGLTFERLEELTDIDEWEDYQKAIQ
- a CDS encoding Rid family detoxifying hydrolase, yielding MSKQIVYTEQAPAPIGPYSQAVKINGMLFVSGQVAIELAPQGDIQAETQKVMENIGAILEAAGLDYSNIVKSSIFVKDMNNFAAINEVYGRFFTAEPPARETVEVARLPKDVNVEISVIAVQ